A single genomic interval of Candidatus Uhrbacteria bacterium harbors:
- a CDS encoding cation:proton antiporter, giving the protein MQPADIFFEIGAIIVLATFLSFAASALRQPLILAYLLTGVVAGGSLLNLTRSSEIFGVLSQVGVAFLLFTVGLGLNWRGMRQIGRAVLLVGIGQITLATLAGFFLGRVLGFETISALIVGLGFALSSTIIIVKILADKDELDTLHGRLTVGVLLVQDLVAMVALLALAALGTDRTFGDILAIAFTKGFLAVVVLAAFGVWLLPPIVRYAARSQELLLLFAIGWCFAAASALQLAGFSMGIGALLAGIALSGTAFQREILARVRNLRDFFLIIFFIVLGTNLDLSAMPGILPYILAFSLLVLILNPVVVLLLTRILGFHPRTGWLTGSTLAQVSEFSFILVGLAAAQGLVESSLLSLTAAVGFLTITISSYLIKYSDLLYRFVRPATRFLEPHAKLRHEVAQNTPEIFLFGCHRTGETILPAVQALKKSFTVVDFHPEAVERLRERGIHALYGDVGDEDLLEDIRAHKARLIISTVQDMGDTTTILEYLAARKFKGNVIVTVKYPAQAEVAYAAGADYVIVPTVLGGQKFAELLSRAKLSTAHWRRLIPPPAKGGVDSKPTLV; this is encoded by the coding sequence ATGCAACCCGCAGACATTTTTTTTGAAATCGGTGCGATCATCGTTCTTGCGACGTTTTTGAGTTTTGCCGCCTCAGCTCTCCGCCAACCTCTTATTCTTGCATATCTTCTAACCGGCGTTGTCGCGGGGGGGAGCCTTCTCAATTTAACGCGGTCGTCGGAAATCTTCGGTGTCCTCTCGCAAGTCGGCGTGGCGTTCCTCCTCTTCACGGTCGGATTGGGCCTTAACTGGCGCGGCATGCGTCAAATTGGTCGCGCGGTTCTTCTTGTTGGTATTGGACAGATTACTCTTGCAACGCTTGCCGGATTTTTTCTGGGACGCGTGCTCGGTTTTGAAACGATCTCTGCCCTCATCGTTGGTCTTGGCTTTGCTCTCTCAAGCACGATCATTATTGTAAAAATTCTTGCGGATAAAGATGAACTAGACACCCTTCATGGTCGTCTCACCGTTGGGGTTCTCCTTGTGCAGGATCTTGTCGCAATGGTGGCGTTACTTGCGCTTGCGGCACTTGGAACGGATCGTACTTTTGGAGACATACTTGCTATCGCCTTCACAAAGGGCTTCCTTGCCGTAGTGGTTCTCGCTGCCTTTGGTGTTTGGCTCTTGCCGCCCATTGTGCGATACGCCGCGCGGTCGCAGGAACTTCTTCTCCTGTTTGCTATTGGGTGGTGTTTCGCCGCTGCAAGCGCGCTTCAGCTCGCGGGTTTTAGTATGGGGATTGGCGCGCTTCTTGCCGGTATCGCACTCTCTGGTACCGCTTTCCAAAGGGAAATTCTTGCGCGCGTGCGCAATCTCCGTGACTTCTTTCTCATCATTTTCTTCATTGTTCTTGGCACAAACCTCGACCTTAGTGCCATGCCTGGCATCCTCCCTTACATCCTCGCTTTTTCTCTTCTTGTTTTGATTCTTAACCCTGTCGTGGTCCTTCTTCTTACGCGCATACTTGGTTTCCACCCGCGCACCGGATGGCTTACAGGGTCCACACTCGCGCAGGTGAGTGAATTCTCTTTCATTCTTGTTGGTCTTGCGGCGGCACAGGGTCTTGTGGAGTCGTCTCTTCTCTCTCTTACCGCTGCCGTTGGGTTTCTGACGATTACCATTTCGAGTTATCTCATAAAATATAGCGATCTTCTCTACCGTTTTGTTCGCCCGGCTACGCGATTCCTTGAGCCGCACGCCAAACTCCGGCATGAAGTAGCGCAAAACACACCGGAGATTTTTCTCTTTGGATGCCACCGGACAGGGGAGACGATTCTCCCCGCCGTGCAGGCACTCAAAAAATCCTTCACGGTTGTGGATTTCCACCCAGAAGCGGTGGAGCGCTTGCGGGAGCGCGGGATTCACGCTCTCTATGGTGATGTGGGCGACGAGGATTTACTAGAGGACATTCGGGCGCATAAGGCGCGTCTGATTATTTCGACGGTGCAGGACATGGGGGATACGACAACGATTCTTGAGTATCTCGCCGCACGAAAATTTAAAGGAAATGTTATTGTCACGGTGAAGTATCCCGCCCAAGCGGAGGTTGCCTACGCCGCAGGAGCGGACTACGTCATCGTTCCCACGGTCTTAGGCGGGCAAAAATTTGCCGAGCTTCTTTCACGGGCAAAGCTTTCCACGGCACACTGGCGACGCTTGATCCCTCCCCCCGCGAAAGGAGGGGTTGACAGCAAGCCGACCCTCGTTTAA
- a CDS encoding DUF4178 domain-containing protein: MKVNKLLASELGAELSVANEPFVLQSKLTLKLEGGVNAHWLFSNSGTCLSINPETEEILILRPVEKEIEHDDEVVVESGKDYEFSYEDRGAVEELGGEGVFDEGDELEFMEYEAGDGDRVRIVTNTYNGEERAFVGNVVTEEDIVE, translated from the coding sequence ATGAAAGTGAACAAGCTCCTTGCTTCGGAGTTAGGCGCGGAACTTTCCGTCGCCAACGAACCGTTTGTCCTTCAATCTAAACTCACCCTCAAGCTCGAAGGAGGGGTGAATGCGCACTGGCTATTTAGCAATAGCGGCACGTGCCTTTCCATCAATCCCGAGACGGAAGAAATTCTCATTTTACGACCGGTGGAAAAAGAGATCGAGCACGACGATGAAGTTGTCGTGGAGAGCGGAAAAGATTACGAGTTTTCCTACGAGGACCGCGGTGCGGTGGAAGAGCTTGGCGGCGAAGGAGTGTTCGATGAAGGCGACGAACTCGAGTTTATGGAGTACGAGGCCGGCGATGGTGATCGTGTGCGGATTGTGACAAACACCTACAACGGAGAGGAGCGGGCATTTGTGGGAAACGTTGTGACAGAAGAAGACATCGTGGAATAA
- a CDS encoding UDP-N-acetylmuramoyl-tripeptide--D-alanyl-D-alanine ligase, giving the protein MKRILQIFLAHCAKRVIYRYKPFIVGITGSYGKTSLRLAIATVLKQAGYNVATPRENYNNEFGFPFGILDKKSPGRSATGWLELTLEALGMAYGKTRAYPKYLVLEYGADHHGDVARLCAIARPHAAIMTGVSAVHAEFFGTLEDVAREKSTLAKMVIPGGAVFVNADDAMRDQLVGGANAPIERYGCDVSADVQVREENLTVKPDGQFLPGETFATFALTITSKTQTYFVELKNIIGRPASSMVAGAIAVCERLGLSPEQILRGLEALEPTAGRLRLLPGIRGALIIDDTYNAAPAAMQAALETLPLFTMVGEARRIAVLGHMAELGQYHAQEHERIGKMVVELGIDLLVTAGEKARDIARAALSAGMAREHVYEFESPEEAGKWLDDNIRAGDVVLVKGSQSARMEKVVKEIMAEPLHANELLVRQYGGWVSL; this is encoded by the coding sequence ATGAAAAGAATCCTCCAAATATTTTTGGCGCACTGCGCGAAACGCGTGATTTACCGCTACAAGCCGTTTATTGTCGGCATCACAGGATCGTACGGGAAAACTTCCCTGCGTCTCGCGATAGCAACCGTGTTAAAACAAGCGGGATACAATGTAGCGACGCCGCGAGAAAATTATAACAATGAATTTGGGTTTCCGTTTGGGATTTTGGATAAAAAGAGTCCGGGTCGTTCAGCCACAGGGTGGCTTGAACTTACTCTTGAAGCGCTTGGGATGGCCTACGGCAAGACACGGGCCTATCCAAAATATCTTGTACTGGAGTACGGAGCGGATCACCACGGTGACGTGGCAAGATTGTGTGCGATCGCGCGGCCGCATGCCGCTATCATGACGGGTGTAAGCGCTGTACACGCGGAATTTTTTGGGACGCTTGAGGATGTCGCACGTGAAAAATCAACGCTTGCCAAGATGGTTATTCCTGGCGGTGCCGTATTTGTGAATGCTGACGACGCAATGAGAGATCAGTTGGTAGGCGGTGCGAACGCTCCCATTGAACGATACGGATGCGATGTCTCTGCCGATGTACAAGTGCGAGAGGAGAACCTCACGGTGAAACCCGACGGACAGTTTCTTCCAGGGGAAACATTTGCAACGTTTGCGCTTACGATCACATCAAAGACGCAGACGTATTTTGTGGAGCTCAAAAATATTATTGGCCGCCCCGCAAGCTCGATGGTAGCGGGCGCCATTGCTGTGTGCGAACGTCTGGGCCTTTCGCCGGAGCAGATTTTAAGGGGACTGGAGGCCCTTGAACCTACAGCTGGTCGTTTGCGGCTTCTGCCGGGTATTCGCGGGGCGCTCATCATTGACGACACATATAATGCGGCGCCGGCGGCGATGCAGGCCGCGCTCGAGACGCTCCCGCTCTTCACGATGGTGGGGGAAGCGCGACGGATAGCCGTGCTTGGCCACATGGCAGAGCTGGGGCAGTACCATGCACAAGAGCATGAGAGGATTGGCAAGATGGTGGTGGAGTTGGGAATTGACCTGCTTGTGACGGCAGGCGAGAAGGCGCGCGATATTGCGCGGGCAGCCTTGTCCGCGGGGATGGCGCGCGAGCATGTTTATGAATTTGAATCGCCGGAAGAAGCAGGGAAGTGGCTTGATGACAACATACGCGCCGGAGACGTGGTGCTGGTAAAGGGATCGCAGAGTGCCAGGATGGAGAAGGTGGTAAAAGAAATCATGGCCGAGCCGCTACACGCGAATGAACTCCTTGTACGCCAGTACGGAGGGTGGGTGAGCTTGTGA
- a CDS encoding cob(I)yrinic acid a,c-diamide adenosyltransferase, whose product MSQKPLLDERIRGRQGFGLVSVFTGDGKGKTTAALGTMVRAAGAGKKVAVVYFDKGGEHYSERSLLGRLGIDWYATGRDRIDPVTGRFDFSITEEDRQEARRGLTRLWEWIKSDGYDLAVADEINSTVALGMLDENEVLTAIKKKPERLELILTGRNAPASFRDAGHLVSVMGLEKHYFYSGVPAREGIDY is encoded by the coding sequence ATGAGTCAAAAGCCTTTACTCGACGAACGGATAAGAGGCCGACAGGGATTCGGCCTTGTTTCCGTATTTACGGGGGATGGGAAGGGGAAGACGACAGCGGCGCTTGGCACGATGGTGCGGGCCGCGGGGGCCGGTAAAAAAGTGGCCGTCGTGTATTTCGACAAGGGGGGTGAGCACTACAGTGAGCGCTCTCTTCTCGGCCGTCTGGGGATTGATTGGTATGCTACAGGACGTGATCGCATTGATCCGGTAACGGGCCGGTTTGATTTCTCTATCACCGAGGAGGACCGACAAGAGGCACGCAGAGGTCTTACTCGGCTTTGGGAGTGGATAAAAAGCGATGGGTATGATCTTGCGGTCGCCGACGAGATTAATTCTACGGTCGCGCTCGGAATGCTCGACGAAAACGAGGTGCTCACGGCCATCAAAAAGAAGCCAGAACGCCTTGAACTTATTTTAACCGGCCGAAACGCCCCCGCCTCTTTCCGCGATGCTGGGCACTTAGTATCGGTCATGGGGCTTGAGAAGCATTATTTTTATTCGGGTGTTCCTGCGCGGGAAGGTATAGATTACTGA
- the truD gene encoding tRNA pseudouridine(13) synthase TruD, with product MNGGTTHDAWRAEREETDRLCKEDPSLLTRESLLDPDFLHARVGIVGLDAGRPKGYLRYLPQDFIVEEVCENGEIVSVNPTRSVPDEGTGDHRTLLVNLIKVHLSTPNAIAQIATHLSIPETAIGYAGLKDAAAVTAQRLSLRDIEWPRVAQTKIPNIFLEPVTYGNRALERGGLKGNQFTIFVRTDAHESSERLRFLIEAYNRLGFANYFGLQRFGSRLEGHKVGCLMARGDVDGALRVFFTEIGPTDLPLFRQIRMKLAGCYGEWREMRKFIEPLPYTFSREIAVLDRLIAEPTKTINAWRDVQDAVRLMVNGYASWVVNRYLSKVQKAGDTIPDEIPLPLSASAEDRTFFVDFLSQDGVNDPMNALRYFPFLNIKPRKIPGRIFPHVHRVTKIDEGVAFALTLPKEANSATTYLMHLYRLYEGAPVPGWVKTTEVDTKRVVRMGDMDGIKKMFGKFESEAGASLDPTSYHSA from the coding sequence ATGAATGGGGGAACAACACACGACGCATGGCGCGCGGAGCGTGAAGAAACTGACCGTCTCTGCAAGGAGGATCCGAGTCTTTTGACCCGCGAGAGCCTGCTCGACCCGGATTTTTTGCATGCGCGCGTCGGCATTGTAGGGCTTGATGCAGGTCGGCCTAAGGGTTATCTGCGCTATCTGCCGCAGGATTTTATTGTGGAGGAAGTGTGCGAGAACGGCGAGATTGTGTCGGTGAACCCCACGCGGTCGGTTCCCGACGAGGGTACAGGGGACCACCGGACGCTTTTGGTCAACCTTATTAAGGTCCACCTCTCTACACCCAACGCCATAGCGCAGATTGCGACGCACCTCAGCATTCCAGAAACCGCAATCGGCTATGCAGGATTGAAAGATGCTGCAGCCGTAACTGCGCAACGTCTCTCACTTCGTGACATCGAATGGCCGCGCGTGGCCCAAACAAAAATCCCAAACATCTTTCTTGAGCCGGTGACATATGGAAATCGCGCCCTTGAACGCGGAGGGCTGAAAGGGAATCAGTTCACTATTTTTGTCCGCACCGACGCGCATGAGTCAAGCGAGCGTCTGCGATTTTTGATTGAAGCCTACAACCGACTGGGCTTTGCAAATTATTTTGGTCTTCAACGTTTCGGATCGCGTCTTGAAGGTCACAAAGTCGGCTGTCTCATGGCGCGTGGTGACGTGGACGGGGCGCTGCGTGTATTCTTTACCGAAATCGGTCCCACCGACCTGCCGCTCTTCCGCCAAATCCGCATGAAACTCGCTGGCTGTTACGGTGAATGGCGTGAGATGCGAAAATTTATTGAGCCCCTCCCGTACACCTTCAGCCGGGAAATAGCCGTGCTTGATCGCCTTATCGCCGAACCCACGAAAACGATCAATGCCTGGCGCGATGTCCAGGATGCCGTGCGGCTTATGGTGAATGGGTACGCGAGTTGGGTGGTGAACCGCTACCTCTCAAAAGTACAAAAGGCGGGTGACACTATCCCCGACGAAATTCCCCTTCCTTTGTCCGCCTCTGCTGAGGATCGTACGTTCTTTGTAGATTTTCTCTCTCAAGACGGTGTGAACGATCCGATGAACGCTCTGCGGTACTTTCCCTTTCTGAATATTAAGCCGCGCAAAATTCCCGGCCGTATTTTTCCCCACGTGCACCGTGTCACGAAAATTGATGAAGGTGTTGCCTTTGCTCTCACGCTGCCAAAGGAGGCGAATTCCGCAACGACCTACCTCATGCATCTCTACCGACTCTACGAAGGTGCACCGGTACCGGGATGGGTGAAGACGACAGAGGTAGATACAAAACGTGTCGTGCGTATGGGCGACATGGATGGTATAAAAAAGATGTTTGGAAAATTCGAAAGCGAGGCCGGGGCCTCGCTTGATCCCACTTCGTACCACTCCGCCTAG
- the cas2 gene encoding CRISPR-associated endonuclease Cas2 yields MEKKTARHLRQDSSVAKVLQTFGNFVYGFSYAQTFRGRKLLWYYEFDVERMRHDIPKRQKTEAIRLLRQRKLLQLRERAGKFEAAFTQEGFFEYTRLQVLSANTLPDGKDCLVVFDIPEQCRAIRRQWRNFLRASGFIQYQLSVWISPFDAAQPLTRLIHLAGVDRWIRVYIAELQCYVSDRTHSKTQRVQARA; encoded by the coding sequence ATGGAGAAAAAAACTGCAAGACATCTACGACAGGATTCAAGTGTCGCAAAGGTTCTTCAAACCTTTGGTAATTTCGTCTACGGCTTTAGCTATGCACAAACTTTTCGAGGACGAAAGCTCCTGTGGTATTACGAGTTCGATGTGGAACGCATGCGTCACGATATTCCAAAAAGACAGAAGACGGAAGCTATTCGATTGCTTCGTCAGAGAAAATTACTCCAACTACGGGAACGAGCTGGAAAATTTGAAGCGGCGTTTACACAAGAAGGGTTCTTTGAGTACACCCGTCTCCAAGTTCTGTCCGCAAACACGCTTCCCGATGGAAAGGACTGTCTCGTCGTGTTTGATATACCAGAACAATGTCGTGCTATCCGTCGCCAGTGGAGAAACTTCTTGAGAGCTTCCGGATTTATTCAGTACCAATTAAGTGTTTGGATCTCGCCGTTCGACGCTGCCCAACCTCTTACGCGACTCATCCACCTTGCAGGAGTAGACAGATGGATCCGCGTCTACATTGCAGAGTTGCAGTGTTATGTGTCCGATCGGACACATAGTAAGACACAGCGCGTGCAAGCGCGGGCATAA
- a CDS encoding penicillin-binding protein 2: MILSRLTNESLPWRLRTLEFLIVAGAIVLIARLFFLQVVKHEAFEARASSQQDISRALMPRRGTIFMRDGETQSLVPVATTQDLGFVFANPSEIEDVETTVKTLVDVLGLRFDEPAKEPDERAEIPPAEEPMAEDEKIVGTELDVLIPEVAGETIEGARSAYDRFVQRLSNKRDPYEPVARGVREEALAKLRELDLPGISYIREPTRLYPETGVGGHVLGFVGRDEYDRPVGRYGVEGYWEETLAGTAGYLKTQKDPGGRLVVVGGREYEPAQDGADIVLTIDRTIQFMACRALKQAVLQHEAKSGSVVILDPQTGDVLALCGYPDFDPARYGDTESIDVFNNPVTFGAYEPGSVFKAVTMAAGLDTGAVTPSMTYEDTGIVDVRPKPIRNSDKKAHGIVTMTGVLEQSLNTGVAFVVGKTGYDVFRSYVEQFGFGQKTGLPLDTEVAGNVTSLEKEGDTYPITASFGQGITATTIQIAQAYGAIANGGILLRPRLVAEVRMGDGVVKELPREQIRRVISEKAARLLGAMLVSVVERGHGRRAGVGGYYIAGKTGTAQIAVDGVYSDTRTIGSFAGFGPVDNPRFVMVTRIDEPTSVQFAESTAAPLFGDIAKFLLEYLDVPPTRMD, encoded by the coding sequence GTGATACTCTCTCGCCTCACGAACGAAAGTCTTCCGTGGCGGCTGCGCACGCTTGAGTTTTTAATTGTTGCCGGCGCCATTGTATTAATTGCCCGCCTATTTTTTCTCCAAGTCGTTAAACATGAGGCATTTGAGGCGCGCGCATCTTCCCAACAGGATATTTCACGCGCCCTTATGCCCCGCCGCGGCACAATCTTTATGCGGGACGGCGAGACGCAGAGTCTTGTGCCGGTGGCGACGACGCAAGACCTCGGGTTTGTGTTTGCCAATCCAAGCGAGATCGAAGATGTTGAAACAACCGTGAAGACGCTTGTGGATGTTTTGGGCCTTCGTTTCGATGAGCCGGCGAAAGAGCCAGACGAACGCGCGGAGATTCCGCCAGCAGAGGAGCCTATGGCAGAGGATGAGAAAATTGTTGGCACAGAACTTGATGTATTGATCCCTGAAGTGGCGGGAGAGACGATAGAGGGTGCTCGCAGCGCGTATGATCGTTTTGTGCAACGGTTGAGCAACAAGCGTGACCCCTATGAACCGGTGGCGCGCGGGGTGCGCGAAGAGGCGCTTGCGAAGTTGCGCGAATTGGACTTGCCGGGAATCTCCTATATTCGTGAACCGACACGGTTGTACCCAGAGACGGGAGTGGGCGGTCATGTGCTCGGATTTGTAGGACGCGATGAGTATGATCGGCCTGTTGGGCGTTACGGTGTGGAAGGCTATTGGGAGGAGACGCTTGCAGGAACGGCGGGGTACTTGAAGACGCAGAAAGATCCGGGCGGAAGGTTGGTTGTTGTCGGCGGGCGGGAGTATGAACCGGCTCAAGATGGCGCGGACATTGTTCTCACCATTGACCGCACGATTCAGTTTATGGCATGTCGTGCGCTGAAACAGGCTGTACTCCAACACGAAGCAAAGAGCGGGTCGGTTGTGATCCTGGACCCACAGACGGGTGATGTGCTGGCCCTCTGTGGCTATCCAGATTTTGATCCGGCTCGGTATGGAGACACCGAGTCCATTGATGTCTTCAACAATCCCGTGACGTTTGGCGCCTATGAACCGGGGTCTGTGTTTAAGGCGGTAACGATGGCGGCGGGGCTCGACACGGGCGCGGTGACGCCGTCCATGACGTATGAGGATACGGGAATTGTGGATGTAAGACCAAAACCCATCCGGAACTCTGACAAAAAAGCGCACGGCATTGTAACGATGACGGGAGTGCTCGAACAATCACTTAATACGGGTGTGGCGTTTGTGGTAGGGAAAACGGGCTATGACGTGTTCCGTTCGTACGTGGAGCAGTTTGGATTCGGACAGAAGACCGGGCTGCCGCTCGATACGGAAGTGGCCGGCAATGTTACATCGCTTGAAAAGGAGGGGGACACTTATCCGATCACGGCGTCGTTCGGGCAAGGAATTACCGCCACGACGATTCAGATTGCACAAGCGTATGGAGCGATTGCCAATGGCGGAATTCTTCTGCGGCCACGGTTGGTCGCGGAGGTGCGGATGGGAGATGGGGTTGTGAAGGAATTGCCGCGTGAGCAGATTCGACGGGTGATTTCTGAAAAAGCGGCGCGCCTACTTGGCGCCATGCTTGTTTCTGTGGTGGAGCGCGGCCATGGACGCCGTGCAGGCGTAGGGGGATACTACATTGCCGGTAAGACGGGCACAGCGCAGATTGCCGTGGACGGGGTGTATTCCGATACGCGCACCATTGGGTCGTTTGCCGGTTTTGGTCCCGTGGATAATCCGCGGTTTGTCATGGTAACGCGCATTGACGAGCCGACCAGCGTACAGTTTGCCGAATCTACCGCGGCCCCGTTGTTTGGGGATATTGCGAAGTTCTTGCTAGAGTACTTAGACGTCCCTCCTACACGAATGGATTAA